A stretch of the Oenococcus sp. UCMA 16435 genome encodes the following:
- a CDS encoding M15 family metallopeptidase, which translates to MARIKHNLPNSAYLDNPLLKLVNRKHKLRAEIDFKKFKIGRESFDIVILDNLLRFLSDAEKRMFKLTLVSGYRSIDYQKKLFNRALKKYQKKGLTEREAREKVLEYLQAPGASEHHTGLAVDIIDSSFLKEKGDLYPEVDQLQSQEWLINNASKYGFILRFPKDKEEETGVKYESWHFRYVGIENAKFIHTERISLEEYIKLLKKEKRNKILIQTQYNA; encoded by the coding sequence ATGGCAAGAATAAAACATAATCTACCAAATAGTGCTTATTTGGATAATCCCTTATTAAAGCTCGTTAATCGAAAACATAAATTGCGTGCCGAGATTGATTTTAAAAAATTTAAAATTGGGCGAGAGTCTTTTGATATTGTAATTCTTGATAATTTATTGAGATTTTTGTCGGATGCCGAGAAGAGAATGTTCAAACTGACACTCGTTTCCGGCTATCGTTCAATTGATTATCAAAAAAAACTTTTTAATCGCGCTTTAAAAAAATATCAAAAGAAAGGCCTGACCGAAAGGGAAGCTCGAGAAAAGGTGCTTGAATATCTTCAGGCTCCAGGAGCTTCCGAACATCATACCGGTTTGGCGGTTGATATTATCGATAGCAGTTTTCTTAAAGAAAAAGGCGACTTATATCCGGAAGTTGATCAATTGCAATCACAAGAATGGTTGATTAATAATGCATCAAAATATGGTTTTATTTTGCGTTTTCCAAAAGATAAAGAAGAAGAAACCGGGGTTAAATATGAGTCGTGGCATTTTCGTTATGTTGGCATTGAGAATGCAAAATTCATTCATACCGAGCGAATTTCTTTAGAAGAGTATATTAAGTTATTAAAAAAGGAAAAGCGCAATAAGATTCTTATTCAAACGCAATATAACGCATGA
- a CDS encoding proline iminopeptidase-family hydrolase, translating into MKHKTKILHLKNGYDLWGARFGNPNSPIKILALHGGPGDDADEFLIWAEQLKKFARIDAEIFIYEQLGSFHSESPDFSKKENVDKYLNYNYYINEVEEVRQLFGLDNFYLVGHSWGGILTYEYMLRSEYRKHLKAGIVFSMNDNIDDYVRQINQELFDMFGKEEFKYMKTIEVSGDFSEKHYHQNLIKLYKEHLNRNPNYDPDAGMKMMAEDVYHHFQGNNEFVVTGEMKNWNVSDRLPEIDIPVLETIGEFDTMSVASAKRSAKALPRGCFALTKNGGHSHAQDHPKEFFEHLGNFINDVEAGNV; encoded by the coding sequence ATGAAGCATAAAACAAAAATTTTACATTTGAAAAATGGCTACGATCTTTGGGGAGCTCGTTTTGGCAATCCAAATTCGCCAATTAAAATTTTGGCTCTTCACGGTGGCCCCGGTGATGATGCAGATGAATTCCTTATTTGGGCCGAACAGTTGAAAAAATTCGCGCGAATCGATGCGGAGATTTTTATCTATGAACAACTTGGATCCTTTCATAGCGAATCGCCTGATTTTTCTAAAAAAGAAAATGTCGACAAATATTTAAATTATAATTACTACATAAATGAAGTCGAAGAAGTTCGTCAGCTTTTTGGATTGGATAACTTTTATCTGGTTGGCCACTCTTGGGGTGGGATTTTAACGTATGAATACATGCTTCGTTCTGAATATCGGAAACATTTAAAAGCCGGAATTGTTTTTTCAATGAACGATAATATTGACGATTATGTTAGACAAATTAATCAAGAACTATTTGATATGTTTGGCAAAGAAGAATTCAAATATATGAAAACAATAGAAGTTTCCGGAGACTTTTCTGAGAAACATTATCATCAAAATTTGATCAAACTATATAAGGAACATTTAAATAGAAATCCGAATTACGACCCTGATGCCGGAATGAAAATGATGGCTGAAGATGTTTATCATCATTTTCAGGGCAATAATGAATTTGTCGTTACCGGAGAAATGAAAAATTGGAATGTATCGGATCGTTTGCCGGAGATTGATATCCCTGTTTTAGAGACAATCGGAGAATTTGATACTATGTCGGTTGCATCTGCGAAAAGATCGGCTAAAGCGTTGCCGAGAGGATGTTTTGCTTTAACTAAGAATGGTGGACATTCTCATGCCCAAGACCACCCTAAAGAATTTTTTGAACATTTGGGAAATTTTATCAATGATGTCGAGGCTGGAAATGTCTGA
- the pepV gene encoding dipeptidase PepV, with translation MSRLEMSEDEFIERNYDQWLTDFQELLSINSVRDNSLSNSDHPYGPGPKTALKKMISFAKRDGFKEMDIIDNRAGYIEIGPKEAQQTVGILIHVDVVPVDKELWNYEPFAGTIIGNRLYGRGSDDMKGSDMLSYYALKALKDRASTFKNKIRLVIGTDEENDWQDMEAYFAAEGRPTLGFSPDGDFIVENAEKGIAHLDLISDSKILNPSKGQLLFLRAGKASNIVPGVAKAAVENVAFDQAQKSFREFLKKEKLTGQIEKESNGFQIILNGFSVHGSTPDEGKNAATYLALFLSNFDFDENSKYWLDFLAKTIHQDYFAEKLGIGIRTPEMGETTLNPGIIDWEINKTAKINLNLRYPVGFSGLKAARIIEKKFPRIKAYLQDDGLKPHLVSADDPVVINLLSIYKQVTGKQTHLNVSAGASFGRLMPRGVCYGTRFIGQKSTAHQIDEYFNLQNYQPAMKILIKSIEALANLD, from the coding sequence ATGTCGAGGCTGGAAATGTCTGAAGATGAATTCATTGAAAGAAATTATGATCAATGGCTAACTGATTTTCAAGAATTATTGTCGATTAATTCGGTTCGCGATAACAGCCTATCTAATTCGGATCATCCCTATGGTCCAGGACCGAAAACTGCTTTAAAGAAAATGATCTCTTTTGCCAAACGCGATGGTTTTAAGGAGATGGATATTATAGATAATCGGGCTGGTTATATTGAAATTGGTCCAAAAGAAGCCCAACAAACCGTAGGAATCTTAATCCATGTCGATGTTGTTCCAGTTGATAAAGAACTATGGAATTATGAACCCTTCGCTGGAACAATTATCGGCAATCGCCTGTATGGCCGCGGGTCTGATGATATGAAAGGTTCCGACATGCTTAGCTATTATGCTTTAAAAGCTTTAAAGGATCGAGCCAGTACGTTTAAAAACAAAATCAGACTTGTGATCGGAACCGATGAAGAAAATGATTGGCAGGATATGGAAGCCTATTTTGCCGCTGAAGGACGACCAACTCTGGGATTTTCTCCTGATGGTGATTTTATTGTTGAGAATGCCGAAAAGGGAATTGCTCATCTGGATTTAATATCCGACAGTAAAATTTTGAATCCATCGAAAGGGCAATTGTTATTTCTACGAGCTGGAAAAGCTTCTAATATTGTTCCTGGAGTTGCTAAAGCGGCAGTAGAAAACGTCGCTTTTGATCAGGCTCAAAAAAGTTTTCGGGAGTTTTTGAAGAAAGAAAAATTAACCGGTCAAATAGAAAAAGAAAGTAATGGCTTTCAAATTATTTTGAATGGTTTTTCTGTTCATGGTTCGACACCTGACGAAGGAAAAAACGCCGCGACTTATTTAGCTCTTTTCTTATCGAATTTTGATTTTGATGAAAATTCAAAATATTGGTTGGATTTTCTTGCCAAAACAATTCATCAAGATTATTTTGCAGAAAAACTTGGGATTGGTATCAGGACTCCGGAAATGGGGGAAACAACTCTCAATCCCGGAATTATTGATTGGGAAATTAATAAAACTGCGAAAATAAATTTAAATTTACGATATCCGGTCGGTTTTAGTGGACTAAAAGCGGCAAGAATTATTGAAAAAAAATTTCCTCGAATCAAGGCTTATTTGCAAGATGATGGTTTAAAACCACATTTAGTTTCCGCAGATGATCCGGTAGTGATAAATCTGCTGTCGATCTATAAACAAGTGACTGGGAAGCAAACTCATTTAAATGTATCTGCAGGTGCTTCTTTTGGCCGATTAATGCCGCGAGGCGTTTGCTACGGAACCCGTTTTATTGGTCAGAAATCAACTGCTCATCAAATTGATGAATATTTCAATTTACAAAATTATCAACCGGCAATGAAAATTTTGATCAAATCGATTGAAGCTTTGGCTAATTTGGATTAA